TTTGAATCCTGAGGTAAGATGCTCCATCTCATAATATGACTATCTCAAGGTCATTTTTATATAAGTAATTTAAGTTTTTTATGATTGTCAATTTGTCATTATGGGGATACGGAAGTATGGGACATGTAATTTGTAAACAATGTGCATGGAAGAGCAAAGAGGTATGTAGTAGAGAAGAAGAGAATGCTATCTAGATGAAGAGTGCGATATTCTTTTGACAGTTTAGGATTTGATAGCTTTCCATCAGGGCTGATCATATAGCTGTAGGAATTTGCACTAAGAGCGTCAATGCTGCTTTGGGGTCATGTTGATCCTCCCATGTTTTGTCCTATAATTTCTTATGTTCTACCTATTGTTGTAACTGTTCTTGGACACACCTTTCATTGATAGATCTTGGAAGATCCATAGTAAAGAAAAATGGGTTGTTTTGGCAACAAAGGTATTTTAGATATTCAAAGAGTCAGGaaaattttacttttttatttttatacacgcactcacacctcagtggattttcaccacaatgggtactcgaactcaggatctcgtgttgaaactcttgagagtctaccactgaggcatgagcaaGGACCCTTGGGTATGTGATTTGTCTTTGTTTTTACTTTGTCAAATGACTCCTCAAGTTTCGAGGGGTTTACGCCAGGGTGATCCCCTCTTGCCCCTTCTTTTTCTCATGATTACTGAGGCTCTCTCTCAGTTGTTGCTAAAGGGTCAAAGCGCTGGGTTATTCTGAGGCATTTCAATGCCAAGGGTAGTTACGTCGATATCCCATATTCAATTCGCTGATGATACGCTTATCATGATCGAAGCGGATCCTAAAGCCATCAACAATCTCCACACTACTCTAAGATGCTTCGAGGCAGTTTCAGGGCTGAAAATTAATatggccaaatctaaggtttttgGGATCAATTTATTGGATCTAGATTTAAATGCTTACGTTGAGCACTTGGGCTGCTCGCCTGCCCTGCTCCCGACGCTGTTTGTAGGTCTGCTGCTCACTATTGGCTCCCCTCAGATATCGATGTGGGACAGGGTTGTGGAGAAATTTCAAAAGATGTTTGCTAGACGGAAATGTAGGTACTTATCCATAGGGGTAGGCTCACTCTCATTAAAGCAGCCTTGTCCAACATCCCAACTTACTTCATGTCCCTCCTTATCCGCCCGCCATCTATTATGCTCCAGATCGATAAGCTGAGAAGAGACTTCTTGTGGTGCGGCAAGGAAAATCAGAAGAAATTTCATCTCTTGGACTAGCAAGATGTATGCAGACATTTCCAGGATGGAGGTGCGAGCATCAAAAATCTGAAGGTGATGAACAGGGCCCTTTTAGGCAAGCGGACCTAGAGATTGGGGTTGGAGCCGGAAGCCTTGTGGAACACTGTAATCAAAGTGAAATACGGGTCATCACCGGGAGGATGGTGGACCAAGGAATCTTCAACTTGTAGAGCTTCACGCATCTGGAAAGGTATCTTGCGCTCCAAAAATCCTGTGGTTCAGAATACTGGCTTTCATTTGGGGAACGAGTCGGCGATTCGGTTCTGGGACGACCACTGGTTGGGGGAAATGAGGTTGAGGGATAGTTTCCCATCTATTTATCGCCTCGCCGTTAACAAGGATAGTGCTATTGCTAGCTTTTATTCTCAATTCGATTCAGGCATAGTGTGGGATATTAGCTGCTGCAGAAACCTTTATGATAGGGAGGTTATTGAGTATGCTGACTTACTCGATCAATTATCCAGGGTGATCCCGATCCAATCTGACCCGGACAAAATTATTTGGACAAGAGACAAAACTTCCCGCTTCTCGGTTAAGTCTCTCTACGTTGTTCtcgctcccccccccccccttacaACCTTCGCCTCCCCTTTTATCTGGAAATATCCCGTCCCTCCCAAATTTATATGCTTTGGCTGGCTGGCATCTAAGAATCGGATTCTCACGATTGACAATCTAAAGAAGAAAGGGATGTAGCTAGTTCATATCTGCCTTTGCTGTATGGGCAGCGATGAATCAGTGGACCATCTCCTCGTCCACTGTCCCTTTATCTCTCAGATCCGGCATGATTTTTCTTCCAGATTCAACGTTAGTGGCTGCGTTCCAGCTTTTGCCTCCTCCATGTTGGCATACTGGCACGGCTTCAAGTTGGGTAAAATCAGATCAAAGGTGTGGAAAATGGCAATCCTGGCTATCTGGTGGGCGGTCTGGAAGGAGAGGAATGACAGATGCTTCAACAACTCTCAATCTTCGGCTCAAGTTGTGGGCTCAAGGGCGAAAAGATTACTAATTGAATGGGCAGCTAATGTTTATttccttaggaattttaattttttatttctaggCTTGTAGCCTTTTTTGTTTTTGCTATCTCAGCAGATCCCCCCTGTtttctctccttcattttttaatatattccCGTTGCctctaaaaaaaaaatgactCCTCAAGTTGACTATtagtccactttttttttttgtttttgagagATTATTGGCCCACTTTAGTATTTGGATTTAATGTAAGTTGACTAAAATTTTCAAGACCTTTAGCTCTTAGTAACACCTTTAGCTCAAGGCCTTCAATCATGTGAATAGGGAACGTAATGATTTGATAGATGGCTTAGCCAAGAAGGCTTGGTCTTGTTGTTGGAGACCCCCCCTCTTTGTTGTTTTCTCTTTTGTTTAATGAATTATTCAGTCTTcccggaaaaaaaaaagaaaaaaagaagctctTTGAACCTTATACCCAACACTATTGAGATGGGAAACATTAATCTCAGAGCTTTATTGGCACGATAGTATTACGTTGGCCACTATAACTTCTCATGTAGGGTTGGATGAATGGATGTGGACTGGACCCCATGAATCACCAATGTGAACAAGAGAGTCCCTCAAGGAGCAAGCTCTGATTGTAAGATTAGAAGTTCATGATgtttgcaagagagagagagagagagagagagagagacccatcaATCAAAGAAGTAGAAAAAAAGGGTGAAAGAGAAACCCGTTATCCGATGCTTACTGAAGTTTTAGCTTTCCAATTGCATTGTACTCATGTACAACTAAGAATAGGAGCAATGGTTTTTCAACTCACCAATGCTTGATTCTTTAGAATTTCTGCATAAATAGTTGCTTCCTTCATCAAGTCTCTCAGGTTCATCGTCCTCTTCTTGAAAAGAAAACACCCATTTCAACCCAAAATTATTTAGATTGATTTAGGGAGTAAAATTTGGGAGACCAAATTGTTCCCTTTTGTCATGGCAAGGTGGCTGCCTTTCACAATAAAACATTTACAAGAACTTATGCTGACATTTTTAGTAATTTGTCATACCCTTTATACATTTCCATTGCCCGTTCGAGCTATCTTCTCTACCATGAAGTGATCCCCCTTTCTCTACTCTGCCCCTGCCAACCATGCATACCTCTGTTTGGCATTCTCAAAGATAATCCTAATGAGTCTCCTAAAGCAAGTGGATCTGGATCCACAACTATGTACCTGGTACATATATGTTGCATTCATACTATGTCACATACCATTTCCAGTGCCACACTTCTAATTTCTGAGTCTTCCCACATTTCTATATTTGCACATGGTCGGATTTTCTATATCACCTTTTTTCCTTGTCAAGGAAACACAGGTTTTTGGAGGTTTAACTCGTCGAAAATATGCAAAGCATTtgaagttatagtgctcctagttgcataggGAAACATGGACAGTGCATTCAATCTATATGGACTTTCCATTTGGTCCCACCCACTCTTTATGGGCCTCCAAGAAAACATCACTGCAAGTGGACTGCTCTAACAATCCAATCAATGGCCTAAaatatggatggtcaggattgtttATGGAAAATATGTTCAATCAATAAGCTGAACCATCCATTAAGTGGAGCCCATAATGAATTGTTTGTGCTTCtaagcaaggtattcaataacagtaactcTGGCTGGGCCGTAACAGTCATTACGGCCCTTTAACAGTCAAACTATTTTTTTAAGGATAAAATGTGGTCTCGTATCGGCTCATAATGGCAatccataacagccgttacgagcTTTTTTCTTCGATTGAATCATGCATAACAGCCCCACATCATGTAACAGGCACCAATGTTCTGTTACATAACAGCTGTAACTGTTTTTAAATACCACGGTTCTAAGGAATTGCTTTGATCGGAAGATTTAAGCTTCCCAGCCATGAAAATGGAGTTTGGGTTGAATTTTGTATGTGATTCAGAATCAGCTGGTGCATCCCATATTCATCCTGCAACCTGCTGTCATCTTGGCATGGGATCAAGATAGGAAAAATCAGAACGCGTATTTGGAGATTTGCGATTCTCACAATTTGGTGGTCAGTCTGGGAGGAAAGAAATGATAGATGCTTCAATGACAAGTCTGCTTCGGTTCAAGCTGTGTGTTCCAgggccaaaaatctgatttttgaatgGGTGGGCAATGTAAATGGTCTGAAGGACTATGATCTGCTATTTCTAGGATGCTAAGTTTTCTGCTACCTCAGCAGATATCGTTTTCATCTTTGTTCctcttattttatatttatatatttcccagttatccttaaaaaaaaataaaaatggattgcTATAAAATAACTAGCCAACTTTTATGTCTATTATCATCTGATCAGCTAAATGGACCGTCCAGTtcgattgattggactgtccatgtATCCCTATGCAACTAGAAGCACTTGATGATTTCTCTACCTAAATATCGGTTTCTCTTCTTCTATTTGACCAGAAGTAATGCATGCATATTGCTGACCAGTTAAACCTCTAAAAACCAGCTGTTCCTCAACAAAAAAGTAGGTGGATATACAAAGCGCACCCATGCGAATATGCAAAAGTGGGAAGATGTAAAAACAGAATTGCTGTACTGGCAATGGTACGTGACGTGATACATATACAGTGGTAATAATGCAACATGTATGTGTGGGCCATAcacaatggacagtccagattgattgATTAGACTGTCCACGTTGTTAAGCAAGTGCAACTGGGATTGATTTGTATGTTGCATGCCAACCAAAGAACATTGGCATTAATCTACTCCATCCTGTGCATTTAAGCTTGACCTGAAAAGATTGATTTGCAGATTATACTCAGTGAATGCTTAGAATTGCTGCAATTGAACCTTAGGaaatgcttttttctttttcttttttaaaggatGAACCTTGGGAAATGCTACTGTTAGAAGACATGGAATTTTGGGTCTGTTCCTGCTGCATCCTTACATGAGAAACTTGCAGATGGTTGCTAATTATGTCTCCAGATATAATAATCTCCAGTGATCTATATGTTACCTTGCCTTTCAAAAAAGATCTATATTTTACATATTTTTACTTGTTTAGAGTTTTTTTAGATAGCAAGCACTGGTCAGTGAGATTGTTTCGCATTGAATGCTCTGGATCTTAACTTTTTGCAAATTCTGCTTTTGGGGTAAAATGCAATAATCAGGCTATAGTGCAGTATTGGGCCAGATCGTGTTGGAGTGCGAGCAGTGTTTCAGCAAATATTTACCAGTGGGCTCTCTGCTATTCTTTGCAGCCAGCTACTTGAGCATGTCTGATGCAGCAAAATTGAAGGAAAATTCGAATTGGATTTGCAATGTACCTCTTAGGCATCGAACCTCAAAGATATGCCAATAACTTgataattaagcccaaaataatGGACTAGAGAAACACATGCTAAAGAGAACTATAGTTAGCAAAACATGCTACAGAAACTCGTGCTGTGAAATCTTGAAAGTATTCTCAATCAAGCAATCATTATAATCTTCCATGACGAACGAAATTATGGCTTTGTAGCATTTGAATTGAGGCCTGAAGTGGGGGGAAGGAGATGAGTGCTAGTGCCATGAAGAGTAGGGAGGGAACCAAACATATGGCTTTGTAGCATATTGAGGCTTGGAGTGTGCAGTTTTTTGGGCCTGcatttgcatttgtgtgtgtgtgtgactgtCTTAAAGCAAAAGAAGCCTGGGCCTAATGCCCGATTAATGTGATGTAGAGAGAACCCTGAAGCCTGGTCTTAAAGCCTGACTGGTGTGATGTAGAGATAAAAGCCTGATTGGTGTGACGTAGAGAGTGGCTTTATAGCCTTATAAAAGTTCATGAAGTCTCCTTAAAAGCAAAGAAGCCCAATCCTAAGGTCTATGGGCTATGCTCTTGCTTAGATATATCATTTCGTAAACTACCTCAACTTGCAATGAAGGAGGCATCTTAATTAAGCAAGTAAAGACTTTCTAGCAGTCACATGTCATGGGAATATTGTAATACTGGTCTGTTATTAAAATTTTAGTTGCTTGCATTTTTTTACCACTTGGCCATCAAATGGTAATGGAATAGAAGTTCATGTGCTTAGAATGTTATGTTCACTGGACAAGATGGTTTTCTGTGCAGATACTGGACACAAATCCCCAACTATTTTTCCATCTTCAGCAGCAGAGGTTGATAGAACTGATTCGGAATGGAAAAGTAGAAGAAGCTTTGGAGTTTGCCCAGGAGGAGCTTGCACCAAGGGGTGAAGAAAATGTAATGTTCTTTTACCTAGTTCAGTATCCCTGGTTAGTTTTATTAATTAACATTTTTTTATCATGGCTGAAACCTGTCAGCCTCACCGAGTTCTCTTCTTTTGCTCTAAATTAAGGAGGCTTTTTCTCATGATCATATTTTCTCTATTTGATTGTTTGAAcaaaagattttctttttctttgattcaCACAACACCAGAATTATTAGTTGGTACGTTTCATGCAAGGATGGAAGACACTGCCAACTAGATTTCcacttaaattaaattataaagttTCTTATGTAATTTTTTACCAAGATCTTAACAAATTCGAGCTTCTACAGCCAAACTTTTTAGAGGAGTTGGAAAGGACAATTGCACTGCTTGCATTTGAAGATGTGTCAAATTGTCCTGTGGGGGAGCTTTTGGGCATATCACAGCGCCTAAAAACTGCGAGTGAAGTGAATGCTGCCATTCTCACAAGCCAGAGTCATGAGAAAGGTTAGGAGATTTTCCCTGCATTTTGCACTATTTCACAAAATGGAGcccatttaattttaattttctgcTTCTAACCCCCTGGTCGATATATACAAAGAGAAGATGCTGGTTGCTACATTGATCATCATATGGAATTTTAAATTGCCATTTCATAACTCTAGCTTCTAATGCCCCAGTGGATTGAACTGGAAAAACTATTAGTGGGATTTAAATGACTAGAATATTGATTTCTCTAGTTACTTTTCTGCATACTAAACGCACAAAATATATCACTTCATGAGTAAGATGTATGTaggtcagtgttcgaaatatcggtatcgcgttacgcatcacatccttgggatgtggatacgtatcggttattgcataggataatatcatttgtatcggataatttatcgcactttttggaaaacatggggaaacattcataaaatggttgaattttttaatgaaacttcagggattgttaaaaaaaaaaaccttaatacacacttttacatcataacatctcaaaaaagaagtgcatagaatgggtttcctttgtatagggtcctaagctatgcattgttTTACTGAACTAAtgtaattatattcaaattgaatgcataacatttagagtgtgtgtgatgatcatttcatcaaacactcctaaatactttgaaattagtctcaattgacaactggttgaagggaaatttcgagaaaaaaataatatttcaataatttttaattaaaaatgatttttattttttgaaaattgacaaggacttaagaAATCAGTAGATCAAtgctcatacatgcttgatttcatgtttggagtgcaacatctcaagcaatttgggagaaatttgggaaattttaaattttccccaaatcggaccacctacactcaaatttcaaaattagagtgtatgtgatgatcatttcatcaaatgcttctaaatactttgaaattagtctcaattgacagttggttgaaggaaaaaaaaaatggagaacatgaagaaccaatggacattgaaatcaaagcttcaactccgtatttttcatgcaaaacacaaAGAACTAATGTATTTGTAACCACTTGACACCGATTTGacataatttcaataaaaaaatggatcagaaattgaaaatactCATCGGATCGACCGTGTGGGATATATCGATAGTACCTCTACGTTTCGtgtcgcacaggtgggatataagatatatcgtggggtacatcggctgatatcgtcgatatttataACATTGGTGTAGGCATGTATGTATATATGATATTAATTGATTGATAGACATGGTCATGCACGTGTTTTATCATGTAGCAAATCGATTTGGTATCCTAAGCATTCACACTAGAGTAAAGAAATCCAAAAGGGAGAAATTGAGATTAGGGTCTGTAAACACCCACTAGTTGAGACAGGCATGGGTCACATGTTGCTTCAAGCACCAAGTCTATGAGAAAAACCTCTCCGTAAGATCGGTGATCAAAGTCTAATAAAGCTTTGGAGTTGTAGGGTTGGGTTGTATTCTTTGCACTTTCTGCGCTTCTCGAATAAAGCTTTGTTATCTCTCAGAAAATAGGATGGGTGGTCAAAGTCAAAAAGATAAGCGATAAGGATCGAATGGTGGACCCCAAAGATTTCAAAGCGAGGTTTTGAATAACGGTCGGTGTATTGGCCAGGCCCAAAAATGATACGATAGGGGACATATTGGACTGTATTTGACCTGCATCAGACAATTTTTTCGGGCCCAAAAGAATTGAAAAATAATCCAGAAAATAGGGGGGGAAATGTAAAACACCagaatctatcattttttttttgtcttcaaCATGCAGTCAGCATTGTATCAcaccattctttgataagaatgttgctTGTGGGCACGATCTGCTAAAAGCGACCAAggtcctaattgaacacaaatcaagcatgatttaatTGAAATACAACGTAAGTAAGATGGGGAAAAAAAGTGATGCTTTTCTCTTCTGATGTTTTCCAAAATGGTTCATACTTGTCGTGCAGCCTATTAACAGCCCTATAGAGCACCTAACTTTTCAGTGGCATATCTGTTGtgcttagagctgggcatcggtccggttCGGAACGGATCGGGCCTAACTCGAGCCAATCCGAAATCTCCCTGgtttgacccaaactcgatccgatccaagaccgagtccgggtcacctgactcggaccgatccgatgCAGGGTTGGCCTGATCCgaatcgagtccgactcagtcagagAAACTGAGTCAAATCAGGTTGGGTATGATTCGGATTGTTTAAATTTAATccaactgttttatgtggtgtgatccacttcaaCCTTCAATATACTATATTTTTGTGCTCaaggcttaaaatgatatgtccaaatggatgaacggcttttagatgaaacatatatatcaaggtgggccccacatggctttaAAAACTGTATCCACGCTTTCACCGAAACGTACTATAGTATTGACGTTCACTGCAAGAAAGTGCAGAGACTTGCTGTATTGACGTTCTTTTCACGCAAAGTCTTAGCAAGTTTTGTGTGTctcatcatggggtatgtgttatatccaaaccgtccatccatttggcgagctcatcttaaggcttgagatgaaaaataagacagatctaactatcatgtggaccatatgaattgtttaacggtgaaaatcattctctgttgctatttgtggtgtggtccagatgatttttggatattattcattttttggatgatgctctataatggtctctaaaaatatatgaacggtgtagatataataaatacatcactgtggggcccatgtaactttgatatcctttgaaccgttcgtacaactcggagctcgaggagcgtcagtgctcgtcttcgcacgacacttaCCTACGGCAGCTGGAGCGTAGTCAGACAGACGTCACGTCATGGTGGGAGGGAAACGGAgacatggtcggtgctatgtgggccccaccatgacgtatttgtttcatccacgccgtccatctatttttacagatcattttacagtatgagtcaaaaaatgaggtatattcaaatctcaagtggaccacattacaggaaacagtgttgaatgagagccgaccattaaaaatattttgagggccataaaagttttcgatcaagctgatctttgttttttctcttcatctgggactgtatgaactagttaacagattggatatcaaataaacagtatagtaggccttaggaggattttaatggtggatatccaaccattattgttttcatgtggtgtggtccacctgagatttatattcctctcattttttgtaccaAGCCATAACATGAActtcaaaaatggatgaatgaaatgaatgaaacacatacatccagaTCGGGCCAGATCGGACCGAATCGGATCCAAACGGATCGGATCGATCCGGGTATGCATGGATCCGTAATCGACCCGAAAAACTTTCGGATCTAGCCTgacctactcgatccgcaccgatccaggccgtcggatcGGGCCAgatccaccagatcgggtcaggattgcccagctctagttgtGCTTGGGAGCATATATACCAATTGTTATATCTCTTGCATCTGATTTATCTATTAATAATAATTTCTTtccaatcgaaattggcctctcTGCACCTATTAACTGATTCTTTTTCTCCTCTTGCTAATTCAATCCTGTTTTTGTCTTTCTTAAGTATTTTATCAATTCTAATTGTTCTGGATATCTGCCAGCTGTCCTTTTTCTGATTTACGCTTGTAGTAATTAGACTTTATACCCACTAAGACCATCGATATAGATTGCATCACCAATTCCCATTTTTTCACTGCAGACCCAAAGCTTCCCAGCTTGTTAAAGATGCTGATTTGGGCTCAAAACCAGCTCGATGAGAAAGCAATTTATCCACACATCAATGATTTATCCACCGCCATGCTTGAAGATCCTGCCACTTGAAAAGACACGAGCTCTGTGCCAGAATCTCAGGTCAGTCTCTGTTGTATTGTGAGTTGAAAGTTGAAATGGAGCATCATGTAAATACTTTCATATAGGATTGCATCTAGGTTGCTTCTCAGTTCCTTCTAGAGGTATCTGGACAGAATGATTCTTTTTTCCTTGGTAGGCCAAGTTCTCTGGCACCTTGTTTTCTGTTGTACACTGGAGCTTGTTCCCCGTTCCTGATAGAATTTAAATATTGGGGATGGTTTTCCATTTAAAAGGCTTACAGGAATTCCTTACTGATTGTTCTTGTTCACGTCTTTCTGTGGATCAGCTATATTATACTCATTACTACCGCAATTATTATTGTTGAGCTTGGCTAAGTGCACGCCCTTGTACAAGTCAACTAATGCATGCCCCACCGTGTGTGCGGCATGGCAGataggtgaaatatccaagccatccatcggaTGGATCTCACTGTGCAGATGCCACTGCCCGTAGATAAAAATTGGTCCACTCCGTGGGTCTGTCGGGATGGTAGAAATAAGTGGACAGGTTAGAAAACTTGGgcagatttttcacaaacatttcTTCagtaaactgtggcccacctgactagtagGCTGACCTGGTTCTTAGGATAAGTAATCTACATAGTGGCACCCTTCTTGTGGACGGCTCAGATATTTCACCTGTCTGCCTTGCCGGCACCCACATGTGGACTTATCGAAGCTTTTTATTGTTATTATCGAGATCGTAACTAAAATCAACAACATGCTACTTTCAATGGTATGCATTTAGTTCACACTTTGGTTCTTCTTaaattttcggctcatgccctaaaatgagcttgtaaaacagatggacggtgtggataagagatgcatcacggtgggccctacagaggaATGCTCATTTCTACCCGCCACATGTTCAAGCGCACAAGACAAACGCAACATGCGTGCGTATGCGAATGATGGGTTTTCCCTGTCATGAATGTTTCTTAACCAGATGTGGCAGGtcccttcatcaggtgggccacagacatGAGGAATGGAAGGTT
This region of Magnolia sinica isolate HGM2019 chromosome 1, MsV1, whole genome shotgun sequence genomic DNA includes:
- the LOC131240912 gene encoding protein GID8 homolog isoform X5, encoding MLKLQRSSGWSLALNVSTCLYLFLYIVYTSHHCLYIDLATITDRMAVKMAVQCGNVEDAIEKVNDLNPEDEPWEMLLLEDMEFWILDTNPQLFFHLQQQRLIELIRNGKVEEALEFAQEELAPRGEENPNFLEELERTIALLAFEDVSNCPVGELLGISQRLKTASEVNAAILTSQSHEKDPKLPSLLKMLIWAQNQLDEKAIYPHINDLSTAMLEDPAT
- the LOC131240912 gene encoding protein GID8 homolog isoform X6, yielding MLKLQRSSGWSLALNVSTCLYLFLYIVYTSHHCLYIDLATITDRMAVKMAVQCGNVEDAIEKVNDLNPEILDTNPQLFFHLQQQRLIELIRNGKVEEALEFAQEELAPRGEENPNFLEELERTIALLAFEDVSNCPVGELLGISQRLKTASEVNAAILTSQSHEKDPKLPSLLKMLIWAQNQLDEKAIYPHINDLSTAMLEDPAT
- the LOC131240912 gene encoding protein GID8 homolog isoform X3, which encodes MSLFWFVVGQLNPVERMSTSKKVITRAEWEKKLNDVKIRKEDMNKLVMNFLVTEGYVEAAEKFRMESGTEPDIDLATITDRMAVKMAVQCGNVEDAIEKVNDLNPEILDTNPQLFFHLQQQRLIELIRNGKVEEALEFAQEELAPRGEENPNFLEELERTIALLAFEDVSNCPVGELLGISQRLKTASEVNAAILTSQSHEKDPKLPSLLKMLIWAQNQLDEKAIYPHINDLSTAMLEDPAT
- the LOC131240912 gene encoding protein GID8 homolog isoform X4; the protein is MSLFWFVVGQLNPVERMSTSKKVITRAEWEKKLNDVKIRKEDMNKLVMNFLVTEGYVEAAEKFRMESGTEHIDLATITDRMAVKMAVQCGNVEDAIEKVNDLNPEILDTNPQLFFHLQQQRLIELIRNGKVEEALEFAQEELAPRGEENPNFLEELERTIALLAFEDVSNCPVGELLGISQRLKTASEVNAAILTSQSHEKDPKLPSLLKMLIWAQNQLDEKAIYPHINDLSTAMLEDPAT
- the LOC131240912 gene encoding protein GID8 homolog isoform X1; protein product: MSLFWFVVGQLNPVERMSTSKKVITRAEWEKKLNDVKIRKEDMNKLVMNFLVTEGYVEAAEKFRMESGTEPDIDLATITDRMAVKMAVQCGNVEDAIEKVNDLNPEDEPWEMLLLEDMEFWILDTNPQLFFHLQQQRLIELIRNGKVEEALEFAQEELAPRGEENPNFLEELERTIALLAFEDVSNCPVGELLGISQRLKTASEVNAAILTSQSHEKDPKLPSLLKMLIWAQNQLDEKAIYPHINDLSTAMLEDPAT
- the LOC131240912 gene encoding protein GID8 homolog isoform X2, with protein sequence MSLFWFVVGQLNPVERMSTSKKVITRAEWEKKLNDVKIRKEDMNKLVMNFLVTEGYVEAAEKFRMESGTEHIDLATITDRMAVKMAVQCGNVEDAIEKVNDLNPEDEPWEMLLLEDMEFWILDTNPQLFFHLQQQRLIELIRNGKVEEALEFAQEELAPRGEENPNFLEELERTIALLAFEDVSNCPVGELLGISQRLKTASEVNAAILTSQSHEKDPKLPSLLKMLIWAQNQLDEKAIYPHINDLSTAMLEDPAT